In Aristaeella hokkaidonensis, the following are encoded in one genomic region:
- a CDS encoding class I SAM-dependent methyltransferase produces the protein MREEKEAIRSHYDADPLKEWDRLQKRTPYEKYITTHMMDRYIQPGSRILDIGGGPGQYSIHYARQGHTMTLLDLSDENVRFAKKKARQYGVKITAVQGDATDLSRFPDNSFDTVFLMGPLYHLLTEESRIRAIQEAKRVLKPGGYLFSSFILTFGGVVYGMREIQETILMPEEEEFYELAAKGESFSGESFTYAYMITVEDAKKLLASIPGLKTETAFSQEGILAPYKRVLSKSPRKIRKAWCDYALRFCEKEEYLAHSEHLMIVSRKEA, from the coding sequence ATGCGCGAAGAGAAAGAAGCGATCCGCTCCCATTATGACGCGGATCCCCTGAAGGAATGGGACCGACTGCAGAAAAGGACTCCTTATGAAAAGTATATTACGACCCATATGATGGACCGGTATATCCAGCCCGGCAGCAGGATCCTGGATATCGGCGGAGGCCCGGGACAGTATTCCATCCACTACGCGAGGCAGGGGCATACGATGACGCTGCTGGACCTGAGCGACGAGAACGTGCGCTTCGCAAAAAAGAAAGCACGGCAGTACGGGGTGAAGATCACGGCGGTGCAGGGAGACGCAACGGATCTGTCCCGGTTCCCTGACAATTCCTTTGATACGGTTTTCCTGATGGGACCGCTGTATCACCTGCTGACAGAGGAAAGCAGGATCCGGGCCATCCAGGAAGCTAAACGGGTCCTGAAACCCGGCGGATACCTGTTCAGCAGCTTTATCCTGACCTTCGGCGGGGTTGTCTACGGCATGCGGGAAATCCAGGAAACGATCCTGATGCCGGAAGAAGAGGAATTCTATGAACTGGCCGCAAAGGGGGAAAGTTTTTCCGGAGAGTCCTTCACCTACGCGTATATGATCACCGTCGAAGACGCGAAGAAGCTGCTGGCTTCCATCCCCGGCCTGAAGACAGAGACCGCTTTCAGCCAGGAAGGAATCCTGGCACCCTACAAGCGGGTGCTCAGCAAGAGCCCGAGGAAGATCAGGAAAGCCTGGTGCGACTACGCACTGCGGTTCTGCGAGAAGGAAGAGTACCTGGCACATTCGGAGCACCTGATGATTGTGTCCCGGAAGGAAGCATAA
- a CDS encoding GNAT family N-acetyltransferase — MIFTEKTITLKDGRNCILKPPVPEKAEEMISYLKQIAGETQFMSRYPDEIRKEAEDERAFLNRTLEDPKAVMIVAEADGKVVGSCSVFSNQEKRKIRHRCSMGIGLLEEYCEQGLGTAMLNMLIEMAKQMGYELMELIVVADNTRAQGLYRKCGFIESGRYYHGMKFDDGSYHDEILMYKEL, encoded by the coding sequence ATGATTTTCACGGAAAAAACCATCACACTGAAGGACGGACGAAACTGTATCCTGAAGCCGCCTGTTCCGGAAAAAGCGGAGGAAATGATCAGCTACCTGAAGCAGATCGCCGGCGAAACCCAGTTTATGTCGCGCTATCCGGATGAGATCAGGAAAGAAGCGGAAGACGAACGGGCATTTCTCAACAGGACGCTGGAGGATCCGAAAGCTGTGATGATCGTGGCTGAAGCAGACGGGAAGGTAGTCGGGAGCTGCTCCGTATTCAGTAACCAGGAGAAACGGAAGATCCGCCACCGGTGTTCCATGGGGATAGGCCTGCTGGAGGAATACTGCGAACAGGGCCTGGGCACGGCCATGCTCAATATGCTGATCGAGATGGCTAAGCAGATGGGCTACGAGCTGATGGAACTGATCGTGGTGGCGGACAATACCCGGGCGCAGGGTCTGTACCGCAAATGCGGATTTATCGAAAGCGGCCGGTATTATCACGGGATGAAGTTTGACGACGGAAGCTATCACGACGAGATCCTGATGTATAAAGAACTGTGA
- a CDS encoding cation-translocating P-type ATPase, producing MKPYLEEKEAVLAEAGSSMEGLSDEEAAVRLVRDGHNKLKEGEKESLIRKFLGELKDPMTIVLIIAAVVSAITALYAGESLTDTIIILAVVLINACLGVYQESKAEAAIEALQQVAAATAKVIRGGHLKTIHADEVVRGDMLILEAGDAVPADARIVECASMKTQEAALTGESTDVEKQSEALAAAENGEVSLGDRKNMVYMGSIVTYGRGHAVVTGTGMDTEMGAIADALTNAKDEETPLQIKLKELSRKLSAMILVICAFVFIVNLVRNGGKAVLDTFMIAVSLAVAAIPEGLSAVVTVLLSIGVTKMSKNHAIIRKLTAVETLGCTQIICSDKTGTLTQNKMTVVRKVTDDEKLLMSAMALCSDAELEEGEAVGEATECALVNDANRNGMPKEELAADLPRVDEAPFDSLRKMMTTLHRMGAGHGFIQFTKGAPDEVLRRCTKIWQGGQAVPITKEQREQILAENKGMADQALRVLGAAQRIYDERPASNAAEDLEQDLTWIGMCGMIDPIRPEVKDAIQKCRSAGIRPIMITGDHKDTATAIARELGILQPGQMAITGAELDAIPDEVFAHDVRRYSVYARVQPENKVRIVNAWKALGMVTAMTGDGVNDAPSIKSADIGVGMGITGTDVTKSVADMILTDDNFATIVSAVGEGRRIYDNIRKAIQFLLSANLAEVLAVFSATLMGFTILKPVHILWINLITDTLPAIALGMEDAEKDVMQRPPRHRKESIFADGLGFGIAFQGLIIAAVTVFSYFIGHRMESGAWGIAESPAGMTMAFLTLSMVEIFHSFNMRSRHASLFSLKKQNMWLWGTLAFSLLITAAVIFVPFLNKAFSFTPITLAEYLTAMALALVVIPIVEIEKAIRRWTMRKNRK from the coding sequence TTGAAACCGTATCTTGAGGAAAAAGAGGCTGTACTGGCAGAGGCGGGTTCCTCCATGGAAGGCCTGAGCGACGAAGAGGCTGCGGTACGGCTTGTCCGGGATGGACACAACAAGCTGAAGGAAGGCGAAAAGGAAAGCCTGATCAGGAAGTTCCTCGGGGAACTGAAGGATCCCATGACCATCGTCCTGATTATCGCTGCGGTGGTAAGCGCCATCACGGCATTGTATGCCGGTGAGAGCCTGACCGATACCATCATCATCCTGGCGGTGGTGCTGATCAACGCCTGCCTGGGCGTTTACCAGGAGAGCAAGGCGGAGGCCGCAATTGAGGCGCTGCAGCAAGTGGCGGCAGCTACCGCGAAGGTAATCCGCGGCGGCCACCTGAAAACCATCCACGCGGACGAAGTGGTCCGGGGCGATATGCTGATCCTGGAGGCCGGGGATGCTGTGCCCGCGGACGCCCGGATTGTGGAATGCGCGTCCATGAAGACGCAGGAAGCGGCCCTGACCGGTGAATCCACGGATGTGGAGAAGCAGAGCGAAGCGCTGGCAGCCGCCGAGAACGGGGAAGTCTCCCTGGGCGACCGGAAGAACATGGTGTACATGGGCTCCATCGTCACCTATGGACGGGGACACGCCGTTGTGACCGGCACAGGCATGGATACGGAAATGGGCGCCATTGCGGATGCCCTGACCAACGCGAAGGACGAGGAGACACCCCTGCAGATCAAGCTGAAGGAACTGTCCCGGAAACTGTCCGCCATGATCCTGGTGATCTGCGCCTTTGTGTTTATCGTCAACCTGGTGCGGAACGGCGGAAAGGCCGTCCTGGACACCTTCATGATCGCGGTTTCCCTGGCCGTGGCGGCCATTCCGGAAGGCCTGAGCGCGGTGGTAACGGTGCTGCTCTCCATCGGCGTGACCAAGATGAGCAAGAACCATGCCATTATCCGGAAGCTGACGGCTGTGGAGACCCTGGGCTGCACCCAGATTATCTGCTCGGATAAAACCGGTACCCTGACCCAGAACAAAATGACCGTGGTCCGGAAAGTGACTGACGATGAGAAACTGCTGATGTCCGCCATGGCCCTGTGTTCCGACGCGGAGCTGGAGGAAGGGGAGGCTGTGGGCGAAGCGACCGAATGCGCGCTGGTCAACGACGCCAACCGGAACGGCATGCCCAAGGAAGAGCTGGCGGCAGACCTGCCGCGGGTGGATGAAGCCCCCTTTGATTCTCTGCGCAAAATGATGACCACCCTGCACCGGATGGGTGCCGGGCATGGATTTATTCAATTTACCAAGGGCGCCCCGGATGAGGTGCTGCGCCGCTGTACGAAGATCTGGCAGGGCGGCCAGGCGGTTCCGATCACCAAAGAACAGCGGGAGCAGATTCTTGCTGAAAACAAAGGGATGGCGGACCAGGCCCTGCGGGTGCTGGGCGCTGCCCAGCGGATTTATGACGAGCGTCCTGCTTCCAACGCCGCTGAGGATCTGGAGCAGGATCTGACCTGGATCGGCATGTGCGGCATGATCGATCCCATCCGGCCCGAAGTGAAGGACGCCATACAAAAGTGCCGCAGCGCCGGCATCCGGCCCATCATGATCACCGGCGACCACAAGGATACAGCTACGGCTATTGCCCGGGAACTGGGCATCCTGCAGCCCGGCCAGATGGCGATCACCGGCGCGGAACTGGACGCGATCCCGGACGAAGTGTTTGCGCATGACGTAAGGCGCTATTCCGTCTATGCCAGGGTGCAGCCGGAGAATAAGGTGCGCATCGTGAACGCCTGGAAGGCGCTGGGCATGGTGACAGCCATGACCGGAGACGGTGTCAATGACGCCCCCTCCATCAAGAGCGCGGATATCGGCGTGGGCATGGGCATTACCGGTACCGACGTGACCAAGTCCGTGGCGGATATGATCCTGACGGATGACAACTTTGCCACCATCGTTTCCGCGGTCGGCGAAGGCCGCCGGATCTATGACAACATCCGCAAGGCCATCCAGTTCCTGCTGTCCGCCAACCTGGCGGAGGTGCTGGCGGTGTTTTCCGCCACGCTGATGGGCTTTACCATTCTCAAACCGGTCCACATCCTGTGGATCAACCTGATCACAGATACGCTGCCGGCAATCGCGCTGGGCATGGAGGATGCGGAAAAAGACGTGATGCAGCGTCCGCCGCGGCACCGGAAGGAAAGCATCTTCGCAGACGGGCTGGGCTTCGGTATCGCCTTCCAGGGGCTGATTATCGCCGCCGTGACAGTGTTCAGCTACTTTATCGGACACCGGATGGAAAGCGGAGCCTGGGGGATTGCGGAATCCCCGGCCGGCATGACCATGGCTTTCCTGACGCTGAGCATGGTCGAAATTTTCCATTCCTTCAATATGCGGTCCAGGCATGCTTCCTTGTTCAGCCTGAAGAAGCAGAACATGTGGCTGTGGGGAACGCTGGCCTTCTCGCTGCTGATTACAGCCGCGGTCATCTTTGTGCCGTTCCTGAACAAGGCTTTCTCCTTTACGCCGATCACGCTTGCTGAATACCTGACAGCGATGGCGCTGGCCCTGGTCGTGATCCCGATTGTGGAGATTGAAAAGGCGATCCGGCGCTGGACGATGCGGAAAAACCGCAAATAA
- a CDS encoding metalloregulator ArsR/SmtB family transcription factor has protein sequence MTETEAIRLFKCLSDKSRLQILKSLAIEDMYVERLAERLGISAPTVSFHLKKLADAGAVTSYKSQYYMMYSLNKAVFEVSILKIIQEESDEAREQAKRDEEYRQKVINAFFEYGKLKAIPAQQKKERIVLEVIADAFEYDRIYPEREVNIIIADFHDDFCTIRRDLISEGLLDRNSQGYWRIKPQK, from the coding sequence ATGACAGAAACCGAAGCTATCCGGCTTTTCAAATGCCTGTCGGATAAATCCCGGCTACAGATCCTGAAATCGCTGGCGATTGAGGATATGTATGTGGAACGCCTGGCCGAAAGACTGGGGATTTCCGCACCGACGGTATCCTTCCATCTCAAGAAGCTGGCGGATGCCGGGGCTGTAACATCCTACAAAAGCCAGTACTATATGATGTACTCGCTGAACAAGGCTGTGTTTGAGGTTAGCATCCTGAAGATTATCCAGGAAGAGTCTGACGAGGCCCGGGAGCAGGCGAAGCGGGACGAAGAATACCGCCAGAAGGTCATCAATGCCTTCTTTGAATACGGAAAGCTGAAAGCCATCCCTGCCCAGCAGAAGAAGGAACGGATCGTGCTGGAAGTGATTGCCGACGCCTTCGAGTATGACCGGATTTATCCGGAACGGGAAGTGAATATCATCATTGCGGATTTTCATGACGATTTCTGCACAATCCGCCGGGACCTGATCTCGGAAGGCCTTCTGGACCGGAATTCCCAAGGATACTGGCGGATTAAACCGCAGAAATAA
- a CDS encoding 4Fe-4S dicluster domain-containing protein yields the protein MHKFDTKVQHLKYKVLREVARHAWNDTLMENVMDIPKAIVPGKVPTMRCCVYKERAILGERVKLAMGGGNSDNIIQVIDIACDDCPAVGYQVTESCRGCLAHRCEDVCKRGAISFDHKHEAHIDKTKCVECGMCAKVCPYSAIVNRKRPCQNACKIKAISINEDNAAKIDDEKCIQCGACVYQCPFGAISDKSFIINVIDMLKRSRDNSKYKVYALVAPAIGSQMNYVKLGQVITGIKKLGFYTVVEVALGGDMVAQTESRELVEKGFLTSSCCPAFVRYVKTAFPALAPYISHNMSPMATLAKYIKEHEENVKIVFIGPCTAKKAEVQLDSVKPYVDAAITFEELQALFDSRDIDLTTLEEATLDNASYFGRIFARSGGLSDAVAEALKEQQLDEFELKACTCDGIEECKAALMRKSRNALDANFIEGMACISGCIGGAGNLTHGEKNKAAVDQYGHEALEKTIADAVSMLK from the coding sequence ATGCATAAGTTTGATACGAAGGTTCAACATCTGAAATACAAAGTGCTGCGGGAAGTGGCGCGCCACGCCTGGAATGATACGCTGATGGAAAACGTGATGGACATCCCGAAGGCCATTGTGCCCGGCAAGGTGCCGACTATGCGCTGCTGCGTATACAAGGAGCGGGCGATCCTGGGAGAACGGGTCAAGCTGGCTATGGGCGGTGGAAACTCGGACAACATCATCCAGGTGATCGACATTGCCTGCGACGACTGCCCCGCGGTGGGATACCAGGTTACGGAATCCTGCCGGGGCTGCCTGGCCCACCGCTGCGAGGACGTGTGCAAGCGCGGCGCGATTTCCTTCGACCACAAGCACGAGGCGCACATTGACAAAACCAAGTGCGTGGAATGCGGCATGTGCGCCAAGGTATGCCCCTACAGCGCCATTGTGAACCGCAAGCGGCCCTGCCAGAATGCCTGCAAGATCAAAGCCATCTCGATCAACGAGGATAACGCGGCGAAGATTGACGACGAGAAGTGCATCCAGTGCGGTGCGTGCGTATATCAGTGCCCCTTCGGCGCCATCTCTGACAAGTCCTTTATCATCAATGTAATCGATATGCTGAAGCGGAGCCGGGACAACAGCAAGTATAAGGTGTACGCGCTGGTGGCGCCCGCCATCGGCAGCCAGATGAACTACGTGAAACTGGGACAGGTGATCACCGGCATCAAGAAGCTGGGCTTCTATACGGTGGTGGAAGTGGCCCTGGGCGGTGACATGGTGGCGCAGACGGAATCCAGGGAACTGGTGGAGAAGGGATTCCTGACCAGCTCCTGCTGCCCGGCGTTTGTGCGCTACGTCAAAACCGCTTTCCCGGCACTGGCTCCCTACATCTCCCACAATATGTCCCCGATGGCAACCCTGGCCAAGTATATCAAGGAACATGAGGAAAACGTGAAGATCGTCTTCATCGGGCCCTGCACGGCCAAGAAGGCGGAGGTGCAGCTGGACAGCGTGAAGCCCTATGTGGACGCGGCAATCACCTTTGAGGAACTGCAGGCGTTGTTTGACAGCCGGGATATTGACCTGACCACCCTGGAGGAGGCAACGCTGGACAATGCCTCCTACTTCGGCCGGATTTTTGCCCGGAGCGGCGGACTGTCCGACGCGGTTGCCGAAGCGCTGAAGGAACAGCAGCTGGACGAGTTTGAACTGAAGGCCTGCACCTGCGACGGTATTGAAGAGTGCAAGGCTGCCCTGATGCGCAAGAGCCGGAATGCCCTGGACGCGAACTTCATCGAAGGCATGGCCTGCATCAGTGGCTGTATCGGCGGGGCAGGCAACCTGACCCACGGTGAAAAGAACAAGGCGGCGGTGGACCAGTACGGTCATGAAGCGCTGGAAAAGACCATCGCGGACGCGGTATCCATGCTGAAATAA
- a CDS encoding SpoIIE family protein phosphatase, with product MNDLCCDIGFKSINHTGEQLCGDHVDIAEQEDGSTVIVLADGLGSGVKASILSTLTSKIISTMLAAGLSLEECVETIAATLPVCSVRGVAYSTFTILRIIQNRMAEVIQYDNPHVILLRDGANWDYPRQEMSIGGKQIYRSVIRLQENDVFIAMSDGCPHAGIGVGYNFGWKREDIISYMEAMNLCGYSAKLLSTMLVDECDRLYGGKPGDDATSCVVRMRRRVPMNMLFGPPGNRDDTDRMMSLFFAKEGKHIICGGTTSSLAAKWLNKPLRPSLNYEGDIPPIAKLEGVDLVTEGVITVNRVVQYAQDFIGDNTCYDEWSNRKDGASLISQLLFEEATDINFYVGRAINPAHQNPDLPINFSIKMNLVQELSAALQKMGKRIKVSYF from the coding sequence ATGAATGATCTTTGCTGCGATATCGGCTTCAAAAGCATTAACCATACAGGCGAACAGCTGTGCGGCGATCATGTGGATATCGCCGAGCAGGAGGATGGCTCCACGGTGATCGTGCTGGCGGACGGACTGGGCAGCGGCGTGAAGGCCAGCATCCTGTCCACCCTGACCAGCAAGATCATTTCCACCATGCTGGCGGCGGGCCTTTCGCTGGAAGAGTGCGTGGAAACCATCGCCGCCACCCTGCCGGTCTGCTCGGTGCGGGGCGTGGCCTATTCCACCTTTACCATCCTGCGGATCATCCAGAACCGTATGGCGGAAGTGATCCAGTATGACAATCCCCATGTGATCCTGCTGCGGGACGGCGCCAACTGGGACTATCCCCGGCAAGAGATGTCCATCGGCGGGAAGCAGATTTACCGCTCGGTGATCCGGCTGCAGGAAAACGACGTGTTCATTGCCATGAGCGACGGCTGTCCCCATGCCGGCATCGGCGTAGGATACAACTTCGGCTGGAAGCGGGAAGATATCATCTCCTACATGGAGGCCATGAACCTGTGCGGGTATTCCGCAAAGCTGCTGTCCACCATGCTGGTGGACGAGTGCGACCGGCTGTACGGCGGGAAGCCCGGCGATGACGCCACGTCCTGTGTGGTGCGGATGCGCAGGCGGGTGCCGATGAATATGCTCTTCGGCCCGCCCGGAAACCGGGACGATACGGACCGGATGATGAGCCTGTTCTTTGCCAAGGAAGGGAAGCATATCATCTGCGGCGGAACCACATCCTCCCTGGCGGCAAAGTGGCTGAACAAGCCGCTGCGGCCTTCCCTGAACTACGAGGGAGACATTCCGCCCATCGCGAAGCTGGAAGGTGTGGACCTGGTGACCGAAGGCGTGATCACGGTGAACCGGGTGGTGCAGTACGCCCAGGATTTCATCGGGGACAATACCTGCTACGACGAATGGAGCAATCGCAAGGACGGGGCTTCCCTGATCAGCCAGCTGCTGTTTGAGGAAGCGACGGATATCAACTTCTATGTAGGCCGGGCAATCAATCCGGCGCATCAGAACCCGGACCTGCCGATCAATTTCAGCATTAAGATGAACCTGGTCCAGGAATTGAGCGCGGCACTGCAGAAGATGGGCAAACGGATCAAGGTCAGTTATTTTTGA
- a CDS encoding [Fe-Fe] hydrogenase large subunit C-terminal domain-containing protein, producing MPHGLTLKKTNCKNCYKCIRHCPVKSIRFSGNQAHIIGNECILCGTCFVVCPQNAKQIVDETEKVKVMIQSGEPVVASLAPSFIANYPGVGIESMREALQRLGFRDAEETALGATQVKREYDRMLREDDRDIVISSCCHSVNLLIQKFFPRELKYLADVVSPMQAHCQDIKKRIPNAKTVFIGPCLAKKDEAEYYEGIVDAVLTFEELTSWLRAEKIGLRQDITPEPNSRTRFFPTTGGILKTMDCDAPDYTYLAVDGVENCIAALKDIESGRIHHCFIEMSACKGSCLGGPVMEKNRCSPVQDYLAVSSFAGDSDFEIRQPENRQMRKFFEPIDLKAAMPSEAEITEILREMGKFKPSQELNCGSCGYDTCREKAIAIYQGKAEISMCLPFLMNKAENMTDAISRNSPNGILMLNDRLEVQQINPMMMKLLNIHDAGAVLGDQVVRILDPLPFMKVQKTHRGIFNERVYLTEYGCYVEQTVVPAEEGRMILCIMRDVTMEEETRREKEEISRQTVEVADKVVEKQMRIVQEIASMLGETAAETKIALSKLKESITNE from the coding sequence ATGCCGCACGGCCTGACACTGAAAAAAACAAACTGTAAAAACTGTTATAAATGTATCCGGCACTGCCCGGTGAAATCCATCCGCTTTTCGGGAAACCAGGCCCATATTATCGGCAATGAGTGCATCCTGTGCGGTACCTGTTTTGTTGTCTGTCCGCAAAATGCCAAGCAGATTGTGGACGAGACGGAAAAGGTGAAGGTAATGATCCAGAGCGGGGAGCCCGTTGTGGCCTCCCTGGCGCCTTCCTTTATCGCAAACTATCCCGGCGTGGGTATTGAAAGCATGCGGGAAGCCCTGCAGAGACTGGGCTTCCGGGACGCGGAGGAAACCGCCCTGGGAGCTACCCAGGTGAAGCGGGAATACGACCGTATGCTGCGGGAGGATGACCGCGATATCGTCATCTCTTCCTGCTGCCACAGCGTCAACCTACTGATCCAGAAGTTCTTCCCGCGGGAGCTGAAGTACCTGGCGGACGTGGTTTCGCCCATGCAGGCCCACTGCCAGGACATCAAAAAGCGGATTCCCAACGCGAAGACGGTGTTCATCGGACCCTGCCTGGCCAAGAAGGATGAGGCGGAATACTACGAGGGAATCGTGGACGCCGTGCTGACCTTTGAGGAACTGACCAGCTGGCTGCGGGCGGAGAAGATCGGCCTGCGGCAGGATATCACCCCTGAACCCAACAGCCGGACACGGTTCTTTCCTACAACCGGCGGCATCCTGAAGACCATGGACTGCGACGCACCGGATTATACCTACCTGGCAGTGGACGGCGTGGAAAACTGCATCGCGGCCCTGAAGGACATCGAGAGCGGAAGGATCCACCACTGCTTTATAGAGATGAGCGCGTGCAAGGGCAGCTGCCTGGGCGGCCCGGTGATGGAAAAGAACCGGTGCAGCCCCGTGCAGGATTACCTTGCGGTGTCTTCCTTCGCAGGGGACAGCGATTTTGAAATCCGGCAGCCGGAGAACCGGCAGATGCGGAAGTTCTTTGAGCCCATTGACCTGAAGGCGGCCATGCCGTCAGAAGCGGAAATCACGGAGATCCTGCGGGAAATGGGCAAGTTCAAGCCCAGCCAGGAGCTGAACTGCGGCTCCTGCGGATACGATACGTGCCGGGAAAAGGCGATTGCCATCTACCAGGGAAAGGCCGAAATCTCCATGTGCCTGCCTTTCCTGATGAACAAGGCGGAGAACATGACGGACGCCATTTCCCGCAATTCCCCCAACGGCATCCTGATGCTCAATGACCGGCTGGAGGTTCAGCAGATCAACCCCATGATGATGAAGCTGCTGAATATCCATGATGCCGGCGCGGTGCTGGGCGACCAGGTGGTGCGCATCCTGGATCCGCTGCCCTTCATGAAGGTGCAGAAGACCCACAGGGGGATTTTCAACGAGCGGGTATACCTGACCGAATACGGCTGCTATGTGGAGCAGACCGTGGTGCCCGCGGAGGAAGGCCGGATGATCCTGTGCATCATGCGCGACGTGACCATGGAAGAGGAAACGCGCAGAGAGAAGGAAGAGATCAGCCGGCAGACGGTGGAAGTGGCAGACAAGGTGGTGGAGAAGCAGATGCGCATTGTGCAGGAGATTGCTTCCATGCTGGGCGAGACCGCTGCGGAAACCAAGATTGCGCTGTCCAAGCTGAAGGAGTCGATTACCAATGAATGA
- a CDS encoding (2Fe-2S) ferredoxin domain-containing protein translates to MKITVCIGSSCHIKGSRPVVEQLQALIAENDLGDRIELGGTFCMGKCQQGVCVTVDGALFSVSPESVKEFFEKQVKAKLA, encoded by the coding sequence ATGAAAATCACAGTGTGTATCGGGTCTTCCTGCCACATCAAGGGATCACGGCCGGTAGTTGAACAGCTGCAGGCCCTGATCGCGGAGAATGATCTGGGAGACCGGATCGAACTGGGCGGCACCTTCTGCATGGGCAAATGCCAGCAGGGTGTGTGCGTGACCGTGGACGGGGCACTGTTCTCCGTTTCACCTGAAAGCGTAAAGGAATTTTTTGAGAAACAAGTGAAGGCGAAGCTGGCGTAA
- a CDS encoding phosphotransferase family protein: protein MNQDRVIAVRNAKTIYRDGDRCLKVFNAEYSKADVLNEALNQARIEETGLHIPKVLEVTVLDGKWTIVSEFIAGKTLSQLMKENPDDKDKYIGQMVDLQLEVQSKTCPLLNKLKDKMNRKISQASLDATIRYDLHTRLEGMPKHNKVCHGDFRPSNIIIANDGTPYILDWSHVTQGNASADAARTYLLFCLKGDTEGAEKYLDLFCEKSNTDRRYVQKWMPIVAASQSVKGNEQEREFLLRWVNVVEYE, encoded by the coding sequence ATGAATCAGGATCGAGTAATTGCCGTACGGAACGCCAAGACGATTTACCGGGACGGAGACCGGTGCCTGAAGGTGTTCAACGCTGAATATTCCAAGGCAGACGTGCTGAATGAAGCGCTGAACCAGGCCCGCATCGAGGAAACCGGACTGCATATCCCCAAGGTTCTGGAAGTGACCGTGCTGGACGGAAAATGGACCATCGTGTCCGAATTTATTGCCGGAAAAACCCTGAGCCAGCTGATGAAAGAAAACCCCGACGATAAGGACAAATACATCGGGCAGATGGTGGACCTGCAGCTGGAAGTGCAGAGCAAAACCTGCCCGCTGCTGAACAAGCTGAAGGACAAGATGAACCGCAAGATCAGCCAGGCCAGCCTGGACGCCACCATCCGGTATGATCTTCATACCCGGCTGGAGGGAATGCCGAAGCACAACAAGGTGTGCCACGGCGACTTCCGTCCCTCCAATATCATCATCGCGAACGACGGAACGCCCTACATCCTGGACTGGAGCCATGTGACCCAGGGCAATGCCTCCGCCGACGCGGCCCGGACCTACCTGCTGTTCTGCCTGAAGGGCGATACCGAAGGCGCTGAAAAGTACCTGGACCTGTTCTGTGAAAAGAGCAACACGGACAGGCGGTACGTCCAGAAGTGGATGCCGATTGTGGCGGCCAGCCAGTCGGTGAAGGGCAACGAACAGGAGCGGGAATTCCTGCTCAGATGGGTCAACGTGGTGGAGTACGAATAA